The Ictidomys tridecemlineatus isolate mIctTri1 chromosome 6, mIctTri1.hap1, whole genome shotgun sequence genome includes a region encoding these proteins:
- the LOC120888368 gene encoding uncharacterized protein LOC120888368, with protein MENPAIPKSPTPETPYFPTFPPGAPRPPPLLGAAPPPEPPVSGQAVPAVGKQDWENNKWRRRREGNGEGWGWGVAGRNPGGPEPRRARGRGAGRPRILPARSSGQLAGSERESGLQRLRGAVAADPPPPSSFPGFSRRRNCGGGGPDPPGGRPPCLVPPPGPGRPPAQEQTRIGGLALPRPGPPPPPGRPECPGPRRPPPPRRSPPRPAGPPRRSGPPPPAPPAPPRAARTRAVPGPEAASPAAPPPLPGGGLPRPLGPPRGRRCPRNWSRPEDPARRGAAGGLGGASGDSHRKADGGGRALERGGWEKGGRGRRRESGGTEERGARRETRGRERQASCEGGERGIGEGEAPCELAELED; from the exons ATGGAGAACCCAGCTATACCTAAAAG CCCCACTCCTGAGACCCCCTACTTCCCCACCTTCCCACCAGGAGCTCCCAGGCCCCCACCTCTCCTCGGAGCCGCCCCACCCCCTGAGCCCCCAGTCTCCGGCCAGGCAGTGCCCGCAGTGGGGAAACAGGATTGGGAAAATAACAAATGGAGGCGGCGGCGGGAGGGGAacggggaggggtgggggtggggagtcgCAGGCCGGAACCCGGGCGGGCCAGAACCCCGGCGGGCCCGGGGCCGGGGGGCCGGGCGCCCGCGGATCTTACCTGCTCGTAGCTCGGGACAGCTGGCTGGCTCCGAGCGGGAGTCCGGGCTCCAGCGCCTTCGGGGGGCGGTGGCGGCCGATCCCCCGCCCCCCTCTTCTTTTCCCGGCTTCAGTCGCCGCCGCAactgcggcggcggcggccctGACCCCCCCGGAGGGCGGCCCCCATGCCTTGTTCCCCCGCCCGGCCCCGGTCGCCCGCCGGCCCAGGAGCAGACCCGGATCGGCGGTCTCGCTCTCCCCCGCCCAGGCCCGCCGCCTCCCCCAGGCCGCCCGGAATGCCCCGGGCCGCGCCGTCCGCCCCCGCCGCGCCGCTCGCCCCCGCGCCCGGCCGGCCCTCCGCGCCGCTCTGgcccgccgccgcccgcgccgcCCGCGCCGCCGCGCGCAGCCCGCACTCGCGCGGTCCCCGGCCCCGAGGCGGCCTCGCCCGCGGCCCCCCCGCCCCTTCCCGGCGGTGGTCTCCCTCGCCCCCTAGGCCCTCCCCGAGGCCGGCGGTGCCCCCGAAACTGGTCCCGGCCCGAGGACCCGGCCCGGCGCGGGGCTGCGGGCGGGCTGGGCGGCGCGTCCGGCGACTCGCACAGGAAAGCGGACGGCGGAGGGAGGGCGCTGGAGAGAGGGGgatgggagaagggaggaagagggagaaggagggagagcgGAGGAACGGAGGAGAGAGGGGCCAGGAGGGAGACGCGAGGGAGGGAGCGCCAGGCAAGCTgcgaggggggagagagggggatcGGGGAAGGGGAGGCGCCGTGCGAGTTGGCCGAGCTTGAGGACTAG
- the Eno2 gene encoding gamma-enolase — MSIEKIWAREILDSRGNPTVEVDLHTAKGLFRAAVPSGASTGIYEALELRDGDKQRYLGKGVLKAVDHINTTIAPALISSGLSVVEQEKLDNLMLELDGTENKSKFGANAILGVSLAICKAGAAERELPLYRHIAQLAGNSDLILPVPAFNVINGGSHAGNKLAMQEFMILPVGAESFRDAMRLGAEVYHTLKGVIKDKYGKDATNVGDEGGFAPNILENSEALELVKEAIDKAGYTEKIVIGMDVAASEFYRDGKYDLDFKSPADPSRYITGDQLGALYQDFVRDYPVVSIEDPFDQDDWAAWSKFTANVGIQIVGDDLTVTNPKRIERAVEEKACNCLLLKVNQIGSVTEAIQACKLAQENGWGVMVSHRSGETEDTFIADLVVGLCTGQIKTGAPCRSERLAKYNQLMRIEEELGDEARFAGHNFRNPSVL; from the exons ATGTCCATAGAGAAGATCTGGGCTCGGGAGATCCTGGACTCCCGTGGGAATCCCACTGTGGAAGTGGATCTGCATACTGCCAAAG GTCTTTTCCGGGCTGCAGTCCCCAGTGGAGCCTCCACTGGCATCTATGAGGCTCTGGAGTTGAGGGATGGGGACAAACAGCGTTATTTAGGCAAAG gTGTCCTGAAGGCAGTGGATCACATCAACACCACCATTGCACCAGCTCTCATCAGCTCA GGTCTCTCTGTGGTGGAGCAAGAGAAACTGGACAACCTGATGCTGGAGTTGGATGGGACTGAGAACAAAT CCAAGTTTGGGGCCAATGCCATCCTGGGTGTGTCCTTGGCCATTTGTAAGGCAGGGGCAGCTGAGAGGGAATTGCCCCTGTATCGTCATATTGCTCAACTGGCTGGGAACTCAGACCTCATCCTGCCTGTGCCG GCCTTCAATGTGATCAATGGTGGCTCTCATGCTGGAAACAAGCTGGCCATGCAGGAGTTCATGATCCTCCCAGTGGGTGCTGAGAGCTTTCGGGATGCCATGCGCCTTGGGGCAGAAGTCTACCATACCCTTAAGGGGGTCATCAAGGACAAGTATGGCAAGGATGCCACAAATGTGGGTGATGAAGGTGGTTTTGCCCCCAATATCCTGGAAAACAGTGAAG CCTTGGAGCTGGTGAAGGAAGCCATCGACAAGGCTGGCTACACAGAAAAGATTGTCATTGGCATGGATGTTGCTGCCTCAGAGTTTTATAGAGATGGCAAATATGACTTGGACTTCAAGTCTCCAGCTGATCCTTCCAGATACATCACTGGGGACCAGCTGGGGGCACTCTACCAAGACTTTGTCAGGGACTATCCTG TGGTCTCCATTGAGGATCCATTTGACCAGGATGATTGGGCAGCCTGGTCCAAGTTCACAGCCAATGTAGGGATCCAGATTGTGGGTGATGACCTGACAGTGACCAACCCAAAGCGTATTGAGCGGGCGGTAGAAGAAAAGGCTTGCAACTGTCTGCTGCTGAAGGTCAACCAGATCGGCTCAGTCACTGAAGCCATCCAAGC GTGCAAGCTGGCCCAGGAGAATGGCTGGGGGGTCATGGTGAGTCATCGCTCAGGAGAGACTGAGGACACATTCATTGCTGACCTGGTGGTGGGGCTGTGCACAGGCCAG ATCAAGACTGGTGCCCCATGCCGATCTGAGCGTCTGGCTAAGTACAACCAGCTCATGAG AATTGAAGAAGAGCTGGGGGACGAAGCTCGCTTCGCTGGACACAATTTCCGCAATCCCAGTGTGCTGTGA
- the Lrrc23 gene encoding leucine-rich repeat-containing protein 23 isoform X1 — translation MSDEDDLDDFEPESEPDQEDLEKEEDEKETEEWEDYKKEGEEFSEEWMPVPLTENMMKEGLSLLCKTGNGLAHAYVKLELKDRDLTDINLLHSYIHLRYVDISENHLTDLSPLNFLTHLLWLKADSNQLRTARLNELPYLQIASFAYNQITDTEGISHPRLRSLDLKGNHIHMVTGLDPQKLNSLHTLELRGNQLESTLGINLPKLKNLFLVAHWTIGWYGKRAQNLLKKVEGLENLSNLTTLHLRDNQIETLNGFSMEMKSLQYLNLRGNMVSDLGELAKLRDLPKLRALVLLENPITDETDYRQEALVQMAHLERLDKDFYEEEERIEADEIRQRIKEEQEQEAEPEHDLELDQPLV, via the exons ATGTCAGATGAGGATGATCTGGATGACTTTGAGCCAGAGTCAGAGCCAGACCAGGAAGatctggaaaaagaagaagatgagaaggagacagaggagtgggaggacTACAAGAAGGAGGGGGAAGAGTTCTCCGAGGAA TGGATGCCGGTCCCCCTCACTGAGAACATGATGAAGGAAGGGCTTTCTTTGCTGTGTAAGACTGGCAATGGACTGGCTCATGCTTATGTTAAGCTTGAGCTTAAAGACAG GGACCTGACAGATATTAACTTGCTGCACTCCTACATCCATCTGCGCTATGTGGATATTTCTGAGAACCACCTGACTGACCTGTCTCCACTCAATTTCCTCACTCACCTGCTGTGGCTTAAGGCTGATAGCAATCAGCTTCGGACTGCCCGACTGAATGAACTACCCTACCTGCAAATTGCTAGTTTTGCCTACAACCAGATCACTGATACTGAGGGCATCTCTCATCCTCGTCTAAGAAGCCTAGATCTCAAAG GGAACCACATCCACATGGTAACCGGTCTTGACCCCCAAAAGCTGAACAGTCTGCACACCCTGGAGCTTCGGGGAAACCAGCTAGAATCCACCCTGGGAATCAACCTTCCTAAGCTGAAGAACCTCTTCCTGGTAGCTCATTGGACCATAGGGTGGTATGGCAAGAGG GCCCAGAACTTGCTGAAGAAGGTTGAAGGCTTGGAGAACCTAAGCAATCTCACTACCTTGCATCTCCGAGACAATCAAATTGAAACTCTGAATGGGTTCTCCATGGAAATGAAATCACTGCAGTACCTCAACCTGAG GGGCAACATGGTGAGTGACCTGGGAGAGCTGGCAAAGCTTCGGGACCTGCCCAAGCTTCGAGCCCTGGTGTTGCTGGAGAACCCAATTACAGATGAGACTGATTACCGTCAGGAGGCCCTGGTACAGATGGCACACCTGGAGCGTCTGGACAAGGATTTCTATGAGGAGGAAGAGCGGATTGAGGCTGATGAGATCCGTCAGAGGATCAAGGAGGAACAGGAGCAGGAAGCTGAGCCTGAGCATGACTTGGAACTGGACCAGCCATTGGTCTAG
- the Lrrc23 gene encoding leucine-rich repeat-containing protein 23 isoform X2 produces the protein MSDEDDLDDFEPESEPDQEDLEKEEDEKETEEWEDYKKEGEEFSEEWMPVPLTENMMKEGLSLLCKTGNGLAHAYVKLELKDRDLTDINLLHSYIHLRYVDISENHLTDLSPLNFLTHLLWLKADSNQLRTARLNELPYLQIASFAYNQITDTEGISHPRLRSLDLKGNHIHMVTGLDPQKLNSLHTLELRGNQLESTLGINLPKLKNLFLAQNLLKKVEGLENLSNLTTLHLRDNQIETLNGFSMEMKSLQYLNLRGNMVSDLGELAKLRDLPKLRALVLLENPITDETDYRQEALVQMAHLERLDKDFYEEEERIEADEIRQRIKEEQEQEAEPEHDLELDQPLV, from the exons ATGTCAGATGAGGATGATCTGGATGACTTTGAGCCAGAGTCAGAGCCAGACCAGGAAGatctggaaaaagaagaagatgagaaggagacagaggagtgggaggacTACAAGAAGGAGGGGGAAGAGTTCTCCGAGGAA TGGATGCCGGTCCCCCTCACTGAGAACATGATGAAGGAAGGGCTTTCTTTGCTGTGTAAGACTGGCAATGGACTGGCTCATGCTTATGTTAAGCTTGAGCTTAAAGACAG GGACCTGACAGATATTAACTTGCTGCACTCCTACATCCATCTGCGCTATGTGGATATTTCTGAGAACCACCTGACTGACCTGTCTCCACTCAATTTCCTCACTCACCTGCTGTGGCTTAAGGCTGATAGCAATCAGCTTCGGACTGCCCGACTGAATGAACTACCCTACCTGCAAATTGCTAGTTTTGCCTACAACCAGATCACTGATACTGAGGGCATCTCTCATCCTCGTCTAAGAAGCCTAGATCTCAAAG GGAACCACATCCACATGGTAACCGGTCTTGACCCCCAAAAGCTGAACAGTCTGCACACCCTGGAGCTTCGGGGAAACCAGCTAGAATCCACCCTGGGAATCAACCTTCCTAAGCTGAAGAACCTCTTCCTG GCCCAGAACTTGCTGAAGAAGGTTGAAGGCTTGGAGAACCTAAGCAATCTCACTACCTTGCATCTCCGAGACAATCAAATTGAAACTCTGAATGGGTTCTCCATGGAAATGAAATCACTGCAGTACCTCAACCTGAG GGGCAACATGGTGAGTGACCTGGGAGAGCTGGCAAAGCTTCGGGACCTGCCCAAGCTTCGAGCCCTGGTGTTGCTGGAGAACCCAATTACAGATGAGACTGATTACCGTCAGGAGGCCCTGGTACAGATGGCACACCTGGAGCGTCTGGACAAGGATTTCTATGAGGAGGAAGAGCGGATTGAGGCTGATGAGATCCGTCAGAGGATCAAGGAGGAACAGGAGCAGGAAGCTGAGCCTGAGCATGACTTGGAACTGGACCAGCCATTGGTCTAG
- the Lrrc23 gene encoding leucine-rich repeat-containing protein 23 isoform X3 has translation MPVPLTENMMKEGLSLLCKTGNGLAHAYVKLELKDRDLTDINLLHSYIHLRYVDISENHLTDLSPLNFLTHLLWLKADSNQLRTARLNELPYLQIASFAYNQITDTEGISHPRLRSLDLKGNHIHMVTGLDPQKLNSLHTLELRGNQLESTLGINLPKLKNLFLVAHWTIGWYGKRAQNLLKKVEGLENLSNLTTLHLRDNQIETLNGFSMEMKSLQYLNLRGNMVSDLGELAKLRDLPKLRALVLLENPITDETDYRQEALVQMAHLERLDKDFYEEEERIEADEIRQRIKEEQEQEAEPEHDLELDQPLV, from the exons ATGCCGGTCCCCCTCACTGAGAACATGATGAAGGAAGGGCTTTCTTTGCTGTGTAAGACTGGCAATGGACTGGCTCATGCTTATGTTAAGCTTGAGCTTAAAGACAG GGACCTGACAGATATTAACTTGCTGCACTCCTACATCCATCTGCGCTATGTGGATATTTCTGAGAACCACCTGACTGACCTGTCTCCACTCAATTTCCTCACTCACCTGCTGTGGCTTAAGGCTGATAGCAATCAGCTTCGGACTGCCCGACTGAATGAACTACCCTACCTGCAAATTGCTAGTTTTGCCTACAACCAGATCACTGATACTGAGGGCATCTCTCATCCTCGTCTAAGAAGCCTAGATCTCAAAG GGAACCACATCCACATGGTAACCGGTCTTGACCCCCAAAAGCTGAACAGTCTGCACACCCTGGAGCTTCGGGGAAACCAGCTAGAATCCACCCTGGGAATCAACCTTCCTAAGCTGAAGAACCTCTTCCTGGTAGCTCATTGGACCATAGGGTGGTATGGCAAGAGG GCCCAGAACTTGCTGAAGAAGGTTGAAGGCTTGGAGAACCTAAGCAATCTCACTACCTTGCATCTCCGAGACAATCAAATTGAAACTCTGAATGGGTTCTCCATGGAAATGAAATCACTGCAGTACCTCAACCTGAG GGGCAACATGGTGAGTGACCTGGGAGAGCTGGCAAAGCTTCGGGACCTGCCCAAGCTTCGAGCCCTGGTGTTGCTGGAGAACCCAATTACAGATGAGACTGATTACCGTCAGGAGGCCCTGGTACAGATGGCACACCTGGAGCGTCTGGACAAGGATTTCTATGAGGAGGAAGAGCGGATTGAGGCTGATGAGATCCGTCAGAGGATCAAGGAGGAACAGGAGCAGGAAGCTGAGCCTGAGCATGACTTGGAACTGGACCAGCCATTGGTCTAG